GATATCCGCGAAACCGAGATTGAAATCGGAGATGTTAAGCTCAAGCTCGCTGTTGTGCACGGCTTAAAGAATGCCCGCAAAGTAGCAGAAATGATAAGGTCAGGCGAGTGCGATTATGATTTTGTGGAGGTGATGTCTTGTCCGGGCGGATGCATTGCAGGGGCAGGCCAGCCGGTGAGCAAAGACTACAACTACAAGCAGAAACGTCAAAACGGGCTCTATGTGAGCGATAAAGGCCTCCAGCTCCATAAATCTCAGGATAACCCGTATCTCCAGAGCTGCTATGCTGATGCCCTCGGCGGCGAGCCAGGAAGCCATACTGCTCACGAGCTTCTGCATACTAAATACAAAACCAGAAGAAGAATCCAAAGCGATCATATTGAAATCGGCACCGAGGATGAGGCTAAGATCTCTGTGAACGTATGCGTGGGTACAAGCTGTCACCTGCGGGGCTCAAGAAAAATCCTTCAGGATATGATGAACTACATCCACCAGAAAGACCTTGAGGACAAGGTGAACATTCAGGCAACTTTCTGCTTTGAAAAATGCGACAAAGGGCCGAATGTCCGTATTGACGATAAGATTATCAGCAAGTGCGATTCAGCAAAGGCCATTGAAGAGCTTAACAATGCAATTGCAGAGGTCTCAGCAAAAAACTGAAAATCCTTTCATTCAACTAAATAAATCACACATACAATACTCTTTCGGGCGTCTGGATTATTTCCGGCGCCCATTTTATTTCGTCAGTCTGTTCATCGGCAGGATTCAGCCGAGCCTTGAATTCTACCTTTTGGGAGGGAGGTGTATGCTTTCGCCGTATGCTCCCATCCAAGCCTCTTTAAGCACCTCTGATACCGTTGGATGAGGGAAGCTAACCTCGCCGGCTTTTTCGTTTGTTCCCATAATCAGCCTCGCTGAGCTTATCATCTCAGTTGCTGATTCGCCAACCATGCTCACCCCGATTATCCGTCCGTCAGCATTGTTTTTAATAACCCGCACCTCGCCGGCAGTCTGATTATGTGCAAGGCTTCTTCCATTTGCAAGAAAGCCGGATTTAGTAACGCTGTAATCAATGCCCCTCTCCTGAGCCTCTTTCTCGCTCAGGCCAACGCCTGCTGCCTCGGGAAAAGAATAAACTGCCCTTGGAACCAGACGGTAGTCTTTGATCTTCCCGTCTTTGCCCGCAAGAATATCTGCAAGGATTTCCGCCTCCAAATATGCCCCGTGAGCGAGATAAGTTTTCCCTGCAAGGTCTCCGAGTGCATAAACGCCTTCTGCGGATGTCCTCATTTTCTCATCTATGACCACCTCTCCGCCATTGAACTCAAGGCTTAGAGCCTCGGCTGTTTCCTCGCTTATTACAGGGCTTCTGCCAACTGCAACTAAAACCTTCTCACTCTCAAGCACCTCGCCGGAGGAAAGGTTCAGCCTGCATAGATCTCCTGAAGTATCTGCAGAGCTCACCTTAACATCGGTGAGGGCTTTAAGATTTATCTTCCTGAATTCCTTCTCAAGCAGCCTGCCCATCCAATCGTCCTCTCTTGGAAGCAGCCTCGGGAGGGCTTCAATTATTGTCGTCTTGCAGCCTAAGGCCGCATACAAACAGCCCATCTCGCAGCCGATTACCCCGCCGCCGATTATCACTAAAGACTTTGGAATCTCACTTAAGCTCAGCGCCTCTTTGCTGGAAATTACCTTTTCCCCGTCGAATGGGATTGATGGAATCTCTTTGGGCTCAGAGCCGCTTGCAAGG
This window of the Sedimentisphaera salicampi genome carries:
- the lpdA gene encoding dihydrolipoyl dehydrogenase, which encodes MGKDYDAVIIGAGPGGYAAGIKCARNGLKTAVIERDKPGGTCLNYGCIPSKALLGSAEFIIKARHAHLMGLDVSFGEPNWGKIQSRKDAIVKSFTSGVEGLLRSNGAELIRDDAVAEGRGSVRLNNSGELLTCKNIILASGSEPKEIPSIPFDGEKVISSKEALSLSEIPKSLVIIGGGVIGCEMGCLYAALGCKTTIIEALPRLLPREDDWMGRLLEKEFRKINLKALTDVKVSSADTSGDLCRLNLSSGEVLESEKVLVAVGRSPVISEETAEALSLEFNGGEVVIDEKMRTSAEGVYALGDLAGKTYLAHGAYLEAEILADILAGKDGKIKDYRLVPRAVYSFPEAAGVGLSEKEAQERGIDYSVTKSGFLANGRSLAHNQTAGEVRVIKNNADGRIIGVSMVGESATEMISSARLIMGTNEKAGEVSFPHPTVSEVLKEAWMGAYGESIHLPPKR